The Nocardioides sp. cx-173 genome segment GACCGACCTGGCCAGCCGGCGTTGGAGCGCGGCAGCTCCGCACGGGCGCCGAGCTCGGTGGCGCCGTTCAGACCGCGTCCTCGACCGGGCGCTCGGCCTCGCGGCGGGCCGCCGTGTGCCGGTTCTCCGGGATCGACAGCCCCAGGTTGCCGCGCAGGGTGTCGGCCTCGTACTCGGTGCGGAACAGGCCGCGCTCCTGGAGGATCGGGACCACCTCCTGGGTGAAGCGGCGGAACGTCGCGGGGTGGGAGTAGTCGATGTTGAAGCCGTCGGCCGCGCGGGCCTCGAACCACTCCTGCAGCCGGTCGGCCACCGTCGCCGCGGAGCCGACGAACTCACCGGTGGGACGCCGCCGGCTGGCCAGCACCGTCTCGCGCAGCGTCAGCCCCTGCTCCTGGGCCAGCTGGGTGACCTTCTGCGCCTGGGTGAAGAAGCTGCGCTCGGCGTGCTTGAGCGCCTCGGCGGGGAACGGCGCGTCGAGGTCGTGGGCGCGGAAGTCGTACCAGCCGAAGGAGCGCGACATGTCCGAGAGCGAGTGGTCGAAGCCGTGGTCGGTCTCGCGGTAGTGCTGCTCGAGCTCGCGGGCCTCCGCGTCGGTGTCCGCGACCACAGTGGTGATCCCGGGCATGATGACGACGTCCTCGTCGCGCCGGCCGAGCCGTCGCGCCCGGCCCTTGAGGTCGTCGTAGAACGCCTGACCTGCCTGGACGCTGGGCGCGAACGTGAAGATGCCCTCGCCGATGCGCGCCCCCAGGTCGCGACCGGCGTCGGAGTCGCCGGCCTGGAACACCACGGGCTGGCCCTGGGCCGAGCGGGAGATGTTGAGTGGCCCGGCGACCTTGAAGTACTCCCCGTCGTGGTGCAGCGCGTGCTGCCTGGTCGCGTCGAGGAACACCCCGGACTCCCGGTCGCGCACGAACGCGTCGTCCTCGTAGGAGTCCCACAGGCCGCGGAGCAGGTCGACGTACTCCTGGGCCCGTCCGTAGCGGGTGGCGTAGTCGAAGTGCTCCTCGAGCCCGAAGTTGCCGGCGGCGCCGGGGTCGCCGCTGGTCACGACGTTCCACCCGGCGCGGCCGCGGCTGATCAGGTCGAGCGAGGCGAACCGGCGGGCCAGGTTGAACGGCGAGTTGAACGACGTCGTCGCGGTGCCGACCAGGCCGAGGTGCGTGGTGGTCGCGGACAGGGCCGAGAGCAGGGTGAGCGGCTCCAGCCGGTTGAGGTAATGGGGCGGGGAGCTGGGGGTGATGAACTGGCTGTCGACGATGAAGACCAGGTCGAACCGCGCGTCCTCCGCCTCTCGCGCCACCCGTGCGAACCAGTCGATGTCGACCGAGGCGTCGCCCGGGATCTCCGGGTCGCGCCAGAGCTCGTAGGAGCCGGGGCCGCCGACGCCGTAGGGGATGACGCCCAGCTTGATCTTGCGCTCGGTCACGACGGTGCTCCTCGGGTTCGGCCGGGACGATCCCGGGCCCATTGTGTGGTAATCCTACTGAATCACCATACTTAAAGACGACAGGAGACCACGGTTGGTCGCGGCGCGCCGCGACTGGGCTAGCCGAGGTCGACGATCGCGGCGACCGGACCGCCGCCGTCGGGTCCCTGGTGGGCCGCCGACACCGACACGAACACCGCCGGATCCCCCGTCACCGCGGCGGTGACACCGCCGACCGCGGCCTTGATCTGGCGGTGCCAGTGGACGTCGGAGTCGTCGAGCATCGCGTTGCGGCGACCGCGGACCTGGCCGTCCTGCGAGACCTCGCACTTGAGGAAGACGTTGACCAGCCGGCCGTCGAGGTCCTCGGTGCGGGGGCGCTCGGGCAGGTCGAGGCCGGCGGAGCGGATCGCCTCCCAGATGCCGTCCTGGTCCAGCGCGTCCTTCATCACCGAGTGGCCCACCCGGTAGCGCCCGCCGACGCCGGTCGCGTTGCCGACGACCACCACCTGCGCCTGGTCCAGCTCGACGCCCGACGAGCAGGACGCCACCGCCGAGAACAGGTCGCGGTTGTGCATGACGTCGGCGTCGGTGGGCATCTCGATCTCGCCGAGCGCGACCGCGATCCCCAGCGCCGTACAGCCGTTGGAGAGGTCCATCGACTCGTGGGTGTGCTCGGTCCACACCGTCTTTCCGCGTGACTTGGCGTCGCGGATGGTGTGCACCGTCAGCAGGGGGGTCTTGGTCTGGACGTAGTGGACGTCGGCGACGTCGGTGATGCCGGCGCGCTCCATCGCGACCTGCACGGCGTCGGCCACCTTGGTCACCATGGCCACTCGGCCGATGTCCTCGGGGAGCAGCGTCTCGCTCATCGCGAAGCCGACGGTGAGGCGCGGCTCGTCCGTGGGCTCGACGTCCTCGTCCGGGACGGTGGCGAAGATCGTGGCGTGCGGGCTGATGACGCCGTCGGTGCCGCCGGACCACACGATCGGGATCTGCTTCACCTGCTCGGCCGGGGCACCCTTCTCGACGAGCACCTCGCGGAAGGCCCGGTCGCTGATGATGCGGGTGTAGTCGTTGACCCCGCCGTTGCCCTCGGTCTTGCCGATGATCGCGATGACCCGGTCCGCCGCCATGACCCCGTCGTCGATGAGCCTGGCGAGCTCGCTCGCGTCGGCGACGGAGTGGATCGGGACCTTGCGCACTTCGATGGCGGAGGGCATGGGATGTCCTTTCGAGGCCTACGCGGGTACGACGACGGTGCCGGACCCACCGTCCACGGCCCGGTCGATGTTGTCCAGGCTCGTGATCACGGCGCGTCGCCCGGTGCGCTCGACGAAGCGGCACACGGCGTCGACCTTGGGACCCATCGAGCCGCTCGCGAAGTGCCCCTCCCTGGCGTGGCCGCGCAGCTCGGCCACCCTCACCCGGCCGAGCTCCACGGCATCCGGCCGGCCGTAGCGCAGCACCGCATGAGGTACGTCGGTCGCCACCACCAGGACGTCGGCCCGCACCGTCTCGGCCAGCAGGGCCGCCGCGAGGTCCTTGTCGATGACCGCCTCCACCCCGCGCAAGCGCCCGTCCTCGCGCACGACCGGGATCCCGCCGCCGCCGCCCGCGACGACGACGTACCCGGCCTCGATCAGCGAGAGCGCCGCGGGCGCGTCGAGGATCTCGCGCGGCTCGGGCGAGGCCACGACCCGGCGCCAGCCCCTGTCGCCGCGGTCCTCCCACACCTCGCCGTGCCCCTGCAGCAGGGCCGCCGCCCCCGCCGGCAGGAACCGGCCGATCGGCTTGGTCGGGTGGGTGAAGCCGGGGTCGTCGCCGTCGACGAGGGTGCGGGTCACAAGCGCCGCCGCGGGCCGGGCGAGCCCGCGCGCGGCGAGCGCCGCCTCGAGCGCGTTCATGAGCACGAACCCCAGCGTCGCCTGGGTCTGCGCTCCGCACCAGTCCAGCGGCACCGGCGGCACGACCGCGGCGGCGAGCTCGTTCTTGACCAGGAGGTTGCCGACCTGCGGGCCGTTGCCGTGGGTGAGCACGACCTCGACGTCGTGGCTCAGCAGGTCGGCGACCGCGGCCATCGCCACCTCGGCCGCGGCGATCTGGTCCTCCGGGCGGGCGCGCCCGTCGGCGCCGGTCATGGCGTTGCCGCCCAGCGCGAGCAGGACCCTCATGCGCCGACCCTAGGCCTCCCGTCGCGCGGCGGCGAGCGCGCTAGATCACGAAGTACCGCAGCCAGACGTAGAGCCACGCGACGCACAGCGACGCGAACGTGACCACGAGGCCGTACTTGGTGAAGCGCCAGAAGCTGATCGGCTCACCGGCCTTGTGGGCGATGCCGAGCACGACGACGTTGGCGCCGGCCGCGACCGCGGTGGTGTTGCCCCCCAGGTCCGCGCCGAGGGCGAAGGCCCACCACAGCGGGTTGCCCGACCCGGGGTTGCCCGAGCCGGCCACCAGGTCCTGCACGATCGGCACCATCGCCGCCGTGTAGGGGATGTTGTCGACGAACCCGCCGACGATGGCGGACCCGAACAGCAGACTGCTGGCCGCGAGCAGATCCTGACCGCCGAAGGCCGCCGCGGCCCGCTCGCCCAGCTCGCCGA includes the following:
- a CDS encoding LLM class flavin-dependent oxidoreductase, with protein sequence MTERKIKLGVIPYGVGGPGSYELWRDPEIPGDASVDIDWFARVAREAEDARFDLVFIVDSQFITPSSPPHYLNRLEPLTLLSALSATTTHLGLVGTATTSFNSPFNLARRFASLDLISRGRAGWNVVTSGDPGAAGNFGLEEHFDYATRYGRAQEYVDLLRGLWDSYEDDAFVRDRESGVFLDATRQHALHHDGEYFKVAGPLNISRSAQGQPVVFQAGDSDAGRDLGARIGEGIFTFAPSVQAGQAFYDDLKGRARRLGRRDEDVVIMPGITTVVADTDAEARELEQHYRETDHGFDHSLSDMSRSFGWYDFRAHDLDAPFPAEALKHAERSFFTQAQKVTQLAQEQGLTLRETVLASRRRPTGEFVGSAATVADRLQEWFEARAADGFNIDYSHPATFRRFTQEVVPILQERGLFRTEYEADTLRGNLGLSIPENRHTAARREAERPVEDAV
- a CDS encoding ring-opening amidohydrolase, producing the protein MPSAIEVRKVPIHSVADASELARLIDDGVMAADRVIAIIGKTEGNGGVNDYTRIISDRAFREVLVEKGAPAEQVKQIPIVWSGGTDGVISPHATIFATVPDEDVEPTDEPRLTVGFAMSETLLPEDIGRVAMVTKVADAVQVAMERAGITDVADVHYVQTKTPLLTVHTIRDAKSRGKTVWTEHTHESMDLSNGCTALGIAVALGEIEMPTDADVMHNRDLFSAVASCSSGVELDQAQVVVVGNATGVGGRYRVGHSVMKDALDQDGIWEAIRSAGLDLPERPRTEDLDGRLVNVFLKCEVSQDGQVRGRRNAMLDDSDVHWHRQIKAAVGGVTAAVTGDPAVFVSVSAAHQGPDGGGPVAAIVDLG
- a CDS encoding carbamate kinase, which gives rise to MRVLLALGGNAMTGADGRARPEDQIAAAEVAMAAVADLLSHDVEVVLTHGNGPQVGNLLVKNELAAAVVPPVPLDWCGAQTQATLGFVLMNALEAALAARGLARPAAALVTRTLVDGDDPGFTHPTKPIGRFLPAGAAALLQGHGEVWEDRGDRGWRRVVASPEPREILDAPAALSLIEAGYVVVAGGGGGIPVVREDGRLRGVEAVIDKDLAAALLAETVRADVLVVATDVPHAVLRYGRPDAVELGRVRVAELRGHAREGHFASGSMGPKVDAVCRFVERTGRRAVITSLDNIDRAVDGGSGTVVVPA